The following are encoded in a window of Dysidea avara chromosome 4, odDysAvar1.4, whole genome shotgun sequence genomic DNA:
- the LOC136254495 gene encoding uncharacterized protein encodes MFTLPLLLLSSLLHITTSNVYNVTPDDHYYPNTTCHHCHNLQHYLLNTTKYFTSNTQLFFLTGLHHLHTDLIIQNVHNISLIGSTTNGTTPDTVIQCNSSVGIVMTNITNLIATNITIRSCLGNEYNNATVLIKQCTNVQLRHVVIEESHNSYGIVGINILGDSHFSYITNNAMITIYNDTTVDMENHSLTIDHYHINDINNAKAKVKVTFNQQTYKVRVSFINSSIQFNYVIFHIRYNNTGLGKSTVIIKSCSFSNNHDNLLYIKSYTIQQGNAVCLENCSVSNHYVNPHMNNGVIHIKSGPDIHIANCRFTQNKNVVILTKVAFIWMLTFTTKVTITNTTFSHSIGNLIRGFVMLENVDLHLRGPIIFKNISNSSSIIELRYTNITSSNYIEFANISTESIFDYQLSHLHTYPVIYMEECTKLNITQNNVLSFVSHRTTEPNLYEHPPCYFQYLSDVSLDDQYSSHNYSILLDDSNKWLVQRIVKNLPTTHCRWLPGSAFNTAMPLEVNSKYIRYVNQSGIYNSPSQLIVKKKNLCFCDTEISYDCYKDLLDAIYPGQTMTLNIHPENVNTPKQFKSYNSIIIITVVNDADWLPSTACIVTNSSELTKTIKNGIRTSLKYTIAFPTQGWCELYLKGFSDGDDVTDIYYIEQLPCPPGFVKKNGVCQCPSFLYKFNIKCNINDQTLQRPANIWIVPIPHKTYSLSLHCPFHYCLPYSSHLHFSTPNSQCQFNRSGILCGHCQQGLSTVFGSSHCQQCSNIYLFLIVPIAIAGLVLVLLLFILNLTVTDGTINAFILYVNIIIINTPVFFPPSSEVTPAHTFISLANLDLGIQTCFYNGMDDYAKMWLQLAFPFYLIFIATSLIITSRYSTTIQRLTARRALPVLATLFLLSYTKILLTISSVLFYYSKIIHLPSEHTTMVWSVDANVPLFGVKFAILFITCIVFFSFLLPFNIILLFTKTLSRFKFIKKFKPLLDAYQGPYKIKFYYWTGIQLVIRVVFYGISSLDRNINLTISIMLLTIIAVLQGWFRPFKIKFKNLNELMFIIYLQMMFLILLYSQDTDTSTNIVVAIAAVQFTFIIIYHIITYTCNGVIRHRIQKIAATTNVQLAMLFNLGKVRYYEDIHVPPKVYFNKMREPLVNFDL; translated from the coding sequence ATGTTTACACTTCCACTGCTGCTACTATCATCACTACTTCACATTACAACTAGTAATGTCTACAATGTGACACCTGATGATCACTACTACCCTAacactacatgtcatcattgtcataacctacaacactacctgctcaataccaccaaatacttcacctctaacactCAACTATTCTTCCTAACAGGACTACATCATCTTCACACTGatctcatcatacaaaatgttcacAACATTTCACTCATTGGTAGTACAACTAATGGTACAACACCAGACACGGTCATCCAGTGTAACTCATCAGTTGGTATTGTAATGACTAATATTACTAACTTGATAGCAACTAATATAACAATTAGGagctgcttgggtaatgaatatAACAATGCTACAGTCTTGATCAAACAATGTACAAATGTTCAACTGAGACATGTCGTGATAGAAGAGAGCCATAACTCATATGGTATAGTTGGCATCAACATTTTGGGTGACTCACATTTCTCCTATATCACAAACAATGCCATGATAACTATTTACAATGACACTACAGTGGATATGGAGAATCACAGTCTTACAATAGACCACTATCACATTAATGATATCAACAATGCTAAAGCAAAAGTAAAGGTTACATTCAACCAGCAGACTTACAAAGTGAGAGTTAGCTTCATAAATTCATCAATTCAATTCAACTATGTAATATTTCATATTCGCTACAATAACACAGGACTAGGAAAGAGTACTGTTATAATCAAATCATGTAGTTTTTCAAATAATCATGATAATTTATTGTACATAAAATCTTATACGATTCAACAAGGTAATGCTGTATGCCTTGAGAATTGTTCAGTTTCCAATCATTATGTAAATCCACACATGAATAATGGAGTTATTCATATAAAAAGTGGTCCGGATATACACATTGCCAATTGCAGGTTTACTCAAAATAAGAATGTAGTGATCCTTACAAAGGTAGCATTTATATGGATGCTTACATTTACTACTAAAGTCACCATTACTAATACAACATTTTCGCATAGCATAGGAAATTTAATAAGAGGATTTGTCATGTTAGAAAACGTTGACCTACATCTAAGAGGTCCAATAATATTTAAGAACATAAGTAATTCCAGCAGCATCATTGAACTGAGATATACTAACATCACAAGTTCTAACTACATTGAATTTGCAAACATTAGTACAGAATCAATTTTTGACTACCAACTTTCCCATCTCCATACATACCCTGTTATTTATATGGAGGAGTGTACCAAACTTAATATCACTCAAAATAATGTTCTCAGTTTTGTGTCACACAGAACCACTGAACCAAACCTGTATGAGCATCCACCTTGTTACTTCCAATATTTAAGTGATGTGTCTTTAGATGATCAGTACAGCTCTCACAACTATTCTATACTATTAGATGACAGTAATAAATGGTTAGTACAGCGCATTGTTAAGAACCTGCCTACTACACACTGCAGATGGCTACCAGGATCAGCGTTTAATACTGCGATGCCACTTGAAGTGAACAGTAAATACATAAGATATGTAAACCAATCCGGGATATACAATTCACCATCACAATTAATTGTGAAAAAGAAGAACCTATGCTTTTGTGACACTGAAATATCTTATGATTGTTACAAAGATTTGTTGGACGCCATATATCCTGGTCAAACAATGACACTAAATATTCATCCAGAAAACGTAAATACACCAAAACAATTCAAATCTTATAAtagcataataataatcactgttGTGAATGATGCAGACTGGCTACCATCAACAGCTTGTATTGTAACTAATTCTTCCGAGTTAACAAAAACCATTAAAAACGGCATTCGTACATCATTAAAATACACAATCGCATTCCCAACACAAGGATGGTGTGAACTATACCTTAAAGGATTTAGTGATGGTGATGATGTAACAGACATTTATTACATTGAACAACTGCCATGTCCACCTGGTTTTGTCAAGAAGAATGGTGTATGTCAATGCCCTTCATTTCTTTACAAGTTTAATATTAAATGTAATATCAATGATCAAACTTTACAACGTCCAGCCAATATATGGATAGTACCAATACCTCATAAAACATACAGCCTTTCACTACACTGTCCATTCCACTACTGCCTACCTTACTCATCACATCTTCACTTCTCCACTCCTAACTCACAAtgtcagtttaacagatctggtatattgtgtggacattgtcaacaaggtctcaGTACTGTATTTGGTTCCTCTCACTGTCAACAATGTTCAAATATCTACCTGTTTCTAATTGTACCCATTGCAATAGCAGGTCTTGTGTTGGTGTTACTACTCTTTATTCTCAACCTCACAGTAACTGATGGAACTATCAATGCATTTATTTTATACGTTAACATCATCATTATCAACACTCCAGTGTTCTTTCCTCCATCAAGCGAAGTTACACCAGCCCACACATTCATTTcactagctaatcttgatttgggtattcaaacatgtttctacaatggtatggatgactatgctaagatgtggttacaattagcatttcccttctacctcatcttcattgctacatcactcatcataacaagtcgttactccactacaatacagaggctcactgcacgtagagcactaccagtacttgctacactcttcctattgtcctatactaaaaTACTCCTTACAATATCCAGTGTTTTATTTTATTACTCAAAAATAATCCACTTACCCAGTGAACATACAACAATGGTGTGGTCAGTCGATGCTAATGTACCTCTGTTTGGAGTTAAATTTGCCATATTGTTTATAACATGCATTGTGTTCTTCTCATTTCTACTACCATTCAATATTATTCTCCTGTTCACAAAAACCTTATCAAGATTTAAATTCATCAAAAAATTTAAACCACTACTGGATGCTTATCAAGGACCATACAAGATCAAATTCTACTACTGGACTGGTATACAACTTGTGATAAGAGTTGTATTCTATGGAATATCATCACTGGATAGGAATATCAACCTCACCATTAGCATTATGTTGCTTACTATCATAGCAGTATTGCAGGGATGGTTTCGAccatttaaaataaaatttaaaaacttGAATGAGTTAATGTTTATAATTTATCTTCAAATGATGTTTCTCATTTTGTTGTACAGTCAAGACACAGATACTTCTACCAATATAGTGGTTGCCATAGCTGCAGTTCAATTCACTTTCATTATCATATACCACATCATCACTTATACTTGTAATGGAGTGATTAGACACAGGATACAGAAGATTGCAGCTACCACAAATGTACAACTCGCTATGTTATTCAATCTAGGGAAAGTTCGCTACTATGAAGATATACATGTACCTCCTAAAGTATACTTTAACAAAATGAGGGAACCACTTGTGAATTTTGACTtataa